In one Scomber japonicus isolate fScoJap1 chromosome 6, fScoJap1.pri, whole genome shotgun sequence genomic region, the following are encoded:
- the LOC128359876 gene encoding uncharacterized protein LOC128359876, whose translation MIRVDLQIEDGRSLIECSAADAVPAANMSWLLPEGVSGVSWFNFTSHNGSHSVRGVLLFPACSPRELTAECVINHPAFEEPENRSITLPLCARPNITINSSTEWRDGDEYTKVDCSVDSVAPAATITWHIGNSDSDNGTSQPMEIEVQADGLVSAHSSVHILSSSYSGQNLTCMVEHPSLEVPEKNTVHIPVNRSPLLSVSVARQHDFPLWLAVCDCRGEGVRDNIAWVLENAKGQMSLHSEYEERAQKARLTYQFPLDLHEGKDLTCVYQSEHGLTESRTIHIPKYCECNRN comes from the exons ATGATTCGAGTTGATTTGCAGATTGAAGATGGACGCAGTCTGATTGAGTGCTCAGCAGCCGATGCTGTTCCTGCAGCCAACATGTCCTGGCTTCTACCAGAGGGTGTGTCTGGAGTCTCTTGGTTCAATTTCACTTCCCATAATGGAAGCCACTCTGTCAGGGGAGTTTTACTCTTCCCTGCCTGCTCGCCTCGGGAGCTcactgcagagtgtgtgataAATCACCCTGCATTTGAGGAGCCAGAGAACAGAAGCATAACACTCCCTCTTTGCG CTCGTCCAAACATCACCATCAACTCCAGCACTGAGTGGAGAGATGGTGACGAATACACAAAGGTGGACTGCTCTGTGGACAGCGTTGCCCCTGCAGCAACCATAACCTGGCATATTGgaaacagtgacagtgacaatGGCACCAGTCAACCAATGGAGATTGAAGTCCAAGCTGATGGTTTGGTTTCAGCCCATAGCTCTGTGCATATCCTGTCTTCGTCGTATTCTGGTCAGAATTTGACCTGCATGGTGGAGCATCCGAGCCTGGAGGTGCCTGAGAAAAACACAGTACACATTCCAGTGAACA GATCCCCACTGCTGAGTGTGTCTGTAGCAAGACAGCATGACTTTCCTCTCTGGCTGGCAGTGTGTGACTGCAGAGGGGAGGGTGTCAGAGATAACATCGCCTGGGTCCTTGAAAATGCCAAAGGCCAAATGTCCTTGCACTCAGAGTATGAAGAGCGTGCCCAGAAAGCCAGGCTGACTTATCAGTTTCCTCTGGACCTTCATGAGGGAAAGGACCTGACCTGTGTGTATCAATCTGAACATGGGCTCACAGAGAGCAGGACCATTCATATCCCCAAATACTGTGAGTGCAACAGAAattag